ggacttgttgatcttcttggacgatcggcctttgggcttgttgatcttcttggattatcggcctttgggcttgttgatcttattggatgatcgacctttgggcttgttgatcttcttggatgatcggcctttgggcttttTGATCTctttggatgatcggcctttgagcttgttgatctccttggatgatcgacctttgggcttgttgatcttcttggatgatcgacttttgggcttgatgatcttctgggatgatcggcctttaggcttgttgatgttcttggatgatcggcctttgggcttgttgatcttcttggatgattggcctttgggcttgttgatcttcttggatgatcggtctttgggcttgttgatcttcttagacgatcggccttttggcttgttgattttcttggatgatcaaccttcgggattgttgatcttcttggaggattagtgttcacacgAGGCTTCTGAAGAAACTCGTTTCGTGGAGttaaacttgagttggtgttgatgttgatgttgatttgatgcaatgtggttcgatctctagtacttgatcctctgattctctctcagtcgAATGCGTatgcttgatttgaggaagcgaaGCGCGTGATGATCTTagagttgaagtcttggaagaatgcttgtatctctgaaggacttcagtcttcaggtgtGGTCAACTTTAGGAGTTAGGGAGTCTTCTGGTTGTTGGGAGAATTCTTTCTAGGCTCCCTGGAATATAGAATTCCTGATCTATCCAAATGAGTaaagcttctctatttatagagttcacaagTGAGTTTGGGCTTGGCCCTTGGGTTTGAAGAGATTGAATCTTCAGCTTGTAGGATGTGAAGATATGATCAGTTTGTTGAAATCTTCCAATTTTCAAAGCTTCAAATAGTTCAGATCTTtagttcttcaaaatttgagaacttcGGTCTTTGAAGCTTGAAAAGCTTCGGTCTTTAGCACTTGAGAGCCTGAGTCTTGAATCTTGGGAGCTTAAATCTTTAGAGCTTTAATATGTCTTCtaatcttcagagctttagtaTCTTTTGATCTTCAGAGTTTTGATATGTTTTCTGATCTTTAGAGCTTTAGtatcttctgatcttcaaagtTTTGATATGTCttttgatcttcagagctttagtgATTTCTGATCTTCAAAGTTTTGGAGGAGTTATGTTCTTCAGATCTTTGGAGCTTCAGACTTCAGATCTTCAGAGAGCTTTTGCCTTCAATTCTTCCAACCTCCCCCAATATGAAGAGATCatacctctatttatagaggtttctcATGGGCCTTACATGGCTTGGGCCTAACTACTTTACTGGGCCAAAATTGGGTTTGGGCTAAACTTAGGCTTGGGCCCATTTGTTGTTGGACCGAAATACTGGGTTTGagcttaatctttaatttaacccaaaatttcaCCATGAGTTTGAATTGAGTTGGGCCCGAGTGACTTTAATTACTCGACCCaatccaacttataatttttccaatagGCTCAGACTTTCATTGATGATGTGACAACTCGTGATTCGccgaaatttctcattcaacagaaATATATGGTATGTATCTCATTAATTTGGATTTCCCCCACAAAAgggatatattaaatttaaacgtaaaatatgttattattattataattattttttaagaaacaaatcCATTAAGCAAcaaactaataaaaataaatatcatttaaaGCAGAGGACTCCCAACCAGGATAATTTGAGTTTTACCATGCCTTCTCAATAAAAACCTTGAAGGTAGAGGTCATGGGATCAAAACCAAAAGCATCTTCATGCGCCAAAGAATGGCGATAAATTACAATTATGATCACAATGAACAAAAATAACATTGTCCATGTGAGAGTGATGTCAAATGAAGCTTCAACCACATATGAGTTTATGTTAGATCCGCGGACAAAAGTACTATTATGTCTCTTTCAATTGCAACACGATGATAAACCAAGCCTGATAGCCCCCCCTTTCGAACACTTTGATAGGCCATTCATGGTCAGATGCCTGGAAGCTATACAGATAGGAGAACTCCAAAAGTCATGAGCTACCCACCCCACCACCAACGTTTTTATCACTACACCATGCCACTTCAGTATTTAGCTCCCTGCAATCGTTTGCCGGGGGGAGGAGGATCTATTTTGACTCCCACGACTCTCTAACCTAACGGAGGTTGAGAAAGCCAATGAAATATCATGGACAATAGGAGTTTCTTTGGCTCCCGAATTCATCCAGTTGTATAAAAGTAATGTTAATACATCAATAACATTCTATAGTACTACAATAACTCGAACCATAAAATAGAATCCTTAACGATAATTAAAATACTTATCatataaaaatatgtatataatttaataattaattatataacctAATGAAATAAATTGCATAACCCCTATAACCACATTAacataatttaactaaatataaAACTTGTACCATAAGGTTAAGAAGTTTGCATCTTCAATCTACTCATCCtaaaaaaaagggggggaaCGAATTAGATTGCCATGCTAAAATGACAATAAAATTAAAGGTAATAGATCAATGGACGACTTTGTAGATATGATGATTAAcgccaaaaaggaaaaattagttttcaaggaattaaaagcaaataaaattACTTCAAAAAATGAAGAGTTTAAATCGTCTCAAATTAAATGATTGTACCTAAAAAGCTGAAAAATGTGACCTAAAAGagcaaataaggaaaaaaacgCCCACCGTGGGGCTCGAACCCACGACCACAAGGTTAAGAGCCTTGCGCTCTACCAACTGAGCTAGACGGGCTGTTGATCTATTAACGAAcagtttaattattaatattataatatgagCAAATCCAATAAGCCCAATATATTAGATTCAGCGATCCAATTGTTAGGCGTCTTCTTCCAAAAATTGGAGCCAAAACAGAAACCCTAGCATCCGCTTTGCTCGTTCGTCGTCTCTCTCGGCATCCATTTTTACGGAGCAAGGTTAAATCAAGCTTCAAGCAATGGCAACCACCGAGAACACTGTTTTGCAATTTTCACAGTCCTCTAACACTTTATCTGCCAAGGTTCATCCTCTGGTTATCTTCAACATTTGTGATTGCTATGTGAGGCGCCCCGACCAGGCCGATCGAGTGATTGGTACTCTTCTCGGCTCGGTTTTACCTGATGGAACCGTTGATATTCGCAACTCTTATGCTGTTCCTCATAACGAGTTCTCGGATCAGGTTTCCTCCTTACTCTGCATTGAACTAAGCTCTAGTGTTTCCTTCATGTAATTGTTCGAGCAACCACTTTTTGAGTCATAATTAAAACCCTAGTTTCTATCCTTTTCCTTGACGAATTGATTTCTTACTCTGTTTCTTTGAGGAAATTAGGGTTCCCTGCCTTCTTTCTGctctttatttcaatttggctTCTTCGATTATATTGTTCTTTGTCTACAATTTCTTAATGGTTCGTGTAAATTACTTATTCGAGGGAATTgtgaacatttaaaaatatggtTGCAGATTGACCTTATTCATTTTGTTCGTTCTTTGTctcattgaatttgaatgatATATTATGTTGGGCTTGCTACTGATGGTTATCGTTTGTTCTATAATTTTGCAATAAATTCACATACAAATTTATACTTCCACTCTTTAATACcttattttcattcttttcatcACAACAGGTTGCGCTGGATATTGACTATCATCACAACATGTTAAGTTCCCATCAAAAAGTTAATCCAAAGGAAGTTATCGTTGGATGGTAAAGCCGATCCTTCTTATCCTTCTTTGTTATGTTTATCAGCTATAGTTAAAGTGCTTCTTTTTGGGATAAGAAACTAGATGTCATTAAGATAAAAGAGGACTAAAAAAATTGCAGAGTTACATAAAGGACTTATTACAGCAGCCCAACAAGAGAAAAACAGTATCATCCAACAGACAAACCTTTGGATTCTCCTCATCTTTATCAACTATATTTAAAGTGCATTAGTTCACTTCCAAAGTTTGTATTTGCAACTATTTTCTGTTGCTCGTCTGGTTTGGCCTTTTGGCCTCTGTAGATTCTTACTCTCCCAAATGAAATTGGTTTCTCACTAGAAAGTTGTCTGGTaacttttgtttgtttgatAGCAATTGAAAGACCACAAATTTGCTATATTATTTAGTTTCAGGTATATTACACTTGGTTTTATCTTTTTCTCGTAATGTTGCTACATAGTTCATCCAGAGTTCTTGTGATATTAAATACACTTAGATGGCATATGCGATAGACACATTCTTACAGTGTCTTATATACACCATGAATACTGACAGGTACTCAACTGGTACGGGAGTTACGGGTGGCAGTGCGTTGATACATGAATTTTATTCAAGAGAAGTTGCAAACCCTATTCACCTGACTGTTGATACTGGATTTAAAAATGGCGAAGGGACGATCAAAGCTTATATCTCTGTCAATTTGTCCCTGGGAGATAGACAGCTTGCTGCTCAGTTTCAAGAAATTCCTTTAGATCTTCGAATGGTTGAAGCTGAGAGACTTGGATGTATGAATTTAATCAATGCTCATGTTTTACTTTCATTGTTGAATGTCGAAGCTGCACTCTCTATGTCACTATAATGTTGAATTGTCATAGATACCTATCTGCACACCCATTTTTCATTGACATTAATGCACAAAATTTTAGGTGAGTCACTATAATGTTGCCTCATTGAGACAGCTGTATGAAAGATTTGatcttaaacttttttaatatcCCCAGCTTATGTGAGAAAAGCATTATATTGGTCTGATACAAAATTTAACATTTCCATTTTTGTAGCTTTGCTGGTTTTTGTCCACATTAACTTagcttgtgattttttttttctgaggCTATATTGCAGTTATTAATGTATATCGACGGAGATGCCTCGTTATTGTTTTTGTAATTGTTCGATTGTGTTTGTTTCTTAATCCTGTCCAATCCATTTCTAAACTTTCTTCAAGTCAGTTATATATATTCCGGCAAATCCCCAGTACTAATGCAATTTGTGATGCCAGTTGATATATTGAAGAGAACGTCTGTTGATAAACTGCCAAATGATTTGGAAGGAATGGAAGCTTCAatggagagattgcttgccTTAATTGACGATATTTACAAATATGTTGATAACGTTGTGGTGAGTTTCGTTTGGGTCTCCTCATTTGTTATAAATAGTCTTTCGTTTGCTTATGGTACTACTCTCTCAGGAAGGGCACGTTGAGGCAGACAACACGATAGGGAGATTTCTAGCTGACACTGTAGCCTCTCTTCCAAAACTGTCACCAGCTGCTTTTGATAAGCTGATGAATGACAACGTGCAGGTAAGCTTATTTTACCGTACCTTGTATATTATGATGCTATAAGTAGAGTTGTGatgttaatcaaattttaagatCCATTTCACTTGAAAACTAACAAGTTGTGCTTTTGAAAATGTGATTTTGTTTTTGGAGTTTGGCTTTTCATGAGGAAACAATCCCGTTTTAAAAACTGAGGACCAAACAGTTATCCTACGAGCCTAAATTATTTGAGCTTGGTGCCTGGTTAATGGTTtagatgaaaattttaaacttttaaatggAAATGATCTGACTGTTTCATCCATTTATCTCCCATTTTCTTCATTCTTTCCTAGGACCATTTGCTGTTGCTGTATTTATCAAGTATAACCAGGACACAGCTGAGCTTGGCTGAAAAGTTGAATACGGCTGCTCAGATTCTGTAACTTCTTCAAACCTGCATCGACGATTTTGCATGTTATTTGTTTGGTGATTGACCAAAATCTAAGAATTCGGGTACTTAGTGTTCTTCTGCATAACGGCTCCCCCTTCTCTTCTACAAACCCCCATTTTGATTGAGTTTCACTGTCAGATTCTTCTTATACTActgcctgctttgtggaatatGTTGTCTAGTTTAACAGACGAGGGTGTTGTAGTACCATTATTACCATCAACAAATATTTGTCCAGACGCCCAATTTTCCCCCATACTCAGTATTATGTTGCCACAAATCTTTCTTTCTCATCTCACTTTTAAGTATACTTCCGTCGTTTAAAGCCAACAATATGATTTACTTTCAATTTTCGATCCTCTTCCTGTTGGGATGCAAACAAAGCAATAAGGGATTAAGGTGCCCTTTTCAAAGTATATACGTAATGATGTGTGTGtgaatttttatatgaatttgtTGTTAGTATTCTCATTCACAGAATAATatgaatttttcttaattttaataaatgttgCTTTAAATTAGACTAACTATTCAATTAgttctttagtttatttaaaattttaatctaaaaattcCCATACTTATGTGGATATTACCCCATGGGGAATATGTTTTTCATAAATTCTGTGGGAAATTTTTCCATCCCACTTTTCTTCAAACAATACTTAGTAAAGACTAGGAACATAATTTGGTTGTTTGGTTCCATTTTGAATTTGTTTGGTTTGATTTTCCTAGTAAATCAAAACTTAAAAAGATTTTTATGCTGTAGGCACTTGAAAGATCATGCCAAAATTTAAACTCCCGTTTggtaactttttgtttttgaaaattaatcttatGGATATTACttctatattcattttttttatctactttttactaatagttgattttgaaaatttaaaaaggtaattttcaaaaaattgtttttgtttttggaatttggttaaaaattcaaacattgaattaagaaagatataaattattataagaaataagGATGAAATaggtttatttttcaaaaacaaaaataaaaaatcatatggttatcaaatgaggtCTTAGTAatctgtttttggtttttgaaaataatgtttataacacttatttcacttttaaatttctttcttattaATCTATAttttaccaatgttttaaaaagtCAGGTCAAACTTTGATAATTACAGAaagtaagtttttaaaaatttgtttttgttttttgaatttggttaaaaattcaaagaaataaactcattttcaaaataaaatactcaaaatgaaatagttactaATTAGGcctaaacattaaaaaaaaaaagatcaagaaaataaTTTGGATGTACAAACGCGCAAAGACTTTAAACGCCCATTTGGTTTAAGCTTCTATAGgtattggagaaaaagaatgTTGGAGAAATAAAAGATGTTATCAGATAACAAATTatgtttgtattttattttatgaaattaattctggTAACCTAATACAATTagtaagattaattaattaataatgaaaGTCATTTTAATTGGAACATGAACTACAAATACtattaaaaatgaatatttataccAAGTTAAAATAACTAAtacttaaattatttttttataccaAGTTAAATTAACatatactaaaattaattttctttatttgaaattattaataaaattaattaattagtatttttaaacaaatacccttaattacattaatttagcatatttttatcaataaaaatgaatttaataagtatatggttatttatttattacaatcaattatatttaattttagttaagtaaagttcattattattaattataaattttattttcatcagttagttttaattaataaaacagaaatatattttcataaacaatatacaaaaattaatgaaagaaaaaaaattacaaaatataatatgataataattGAAGTTAATAagaaatattagattttttttttttttaaataatgaagatatgttaataatgaaggaatcaaattaatcccaataaataattgtttgattataaaaaaaataagttatcaattataattattggaaaaatgtttatttttctaagttaaattaagTTATCTTAgtttgttaattaaatatatttaagatattgaTAACTAATTGATtgataatttatgtaaataaagtaatttcattagtttaatcaaattttatttgtaaaaataaattaaataaatattttaatagattattattaatttattaaaaaaattatattaatttggttaaattagtataaataaaatgatatataaGGATAAAGAAATCGTtgtatgtgaaaaaaaaaaaaaaagtctaagaATAACTTATTCTCAGACAAAGTGTTGAAAACTATATAACTAACATGGATTTTGCATGCCTTTGTCAATTCTCACCCAAAGAAGCCACCAATCAAAAACTATGTGTGAGTGAGGAAATTTTAGTAGATTGTAAAACCTATTATATCTTTTcttgatgccaaattttggaCAGGAGAAATACATTTGATATTCACATGACACCATTAGTAAATTTACTTGAAAGGGAGAAAAACGTTGGCTGCAAAAGAGAAACTTGCATACTGGTGTGGCGCTTGCGACGCACACTTCAATTAGTGAAAGAGTGTGGAAGTTAGGGAGTTTGAGAGTATAACTCAATTTAGCTTATATGAAGTtacaataatttatttatagaaaaagttgATCTAGGTTGTTCTCTAGGGTTTTGTAGTTGCCTCATGATAATCATATAACCTATTGAGCTAAGGGGCGTGCTTAGTTTCATGTTTGGCTAGGTTGAGGCTGAACATCTTTCTCAAGCCATATTCTGGGTCTAAATTGATATCTTGTGCTCAAGACATGCATAAAATACACTTCGTTAGACAATTAATTGGTAAGGCTCGACCTCGGCCAAGACCCAAACCAGACAAAGGCTAAGTTGCCACTTTTGACTTGTATCTTGCTTATTCTTAATTTTGTCATTTCTATTCGCAGTTGATGTCAATTATATCCTTCGATTTAAAATCATCCCTAACATCGTGTATTTGAAATTTGGAGATCCATTAATGGTTGcattctttttatatttatacacaCATATTGTTATTAGTGAAAATAATGAATGTAGTTGGAGAAAGTAGATAGCACTAATTTTTATCACAAGAGGTTTGGGGATGTGGGAGGAGAAGTGACACGTGGAGGTGGATGATTGGATGACAGTGGTTCCTTTGTGAGAATTAAaagtgaataataataataataattaagagAAGGGAGAGTAAGGATTATGGGTTTGGCTTTTCCTGATTTGATTATACGCTGTCGTCTTAAAAATCATTAGTGGGTTTAATGCCCTCTTTTTCTCTCCTTAATTTAAAATACTATGTTTCTCAAATGACTTCTCCACTCCCAACTCAACTATATGTTGTTTATCcaaaaaacttttatttttcaaactatATTTAAATACAACATCTATCCTGAGTTTAACATGATATTTGATTTGAACACAGAGAGATTCAAACTTTTAACATCTCAGTTAAAAATATATACCTTAATCTTAATCAGCTGAGTTATACTTATGTATCTCTTTAATAGttcactgatagaagtctatcagtgtctatcattgatagttctaaaattttattatattttttaaatattttcaacaattttaccatttgaaataatttcctatattttaatatctattaaaaaaaGGTTGGTTGATTTTCTAAAAGTATCACTTTAGAAGGAAAACAGTCCCAAATATGATAAAAGTGATAATTTGAAATGAAtcataaagaaaaagggaagtGAAAACACCTAAATTTTCCTATAAGCTCAtgtcttgaaaaaaaaaaaaaaaaaaaaagttaaattgacACCCGAATATGAACACAACTCAACTCACCTAACCATCAAATtcaagttaaaaattaaaagtggaGAAACTTATTAACTAAAACGTAAAACCTAAAAATTTGTCACAATCTAACAAACTTAGATGAAAGAAACTagtaatttaactaaaattatttCCTAGAACACtacaataatttataattaatgttAGAGTATAGTATAGTACAGTAGGGAGTGGGGACAAGTT
This genomic window from Benincasa hispida cultivar B227 chromosome 4, ASM972705v1, whole genome shotgun sequence contains:
- the LOC120075035 gene encoding eukaryotic translation initiation factor 3 subunit F; translation: MATTENTVLQFSQSSNTLSAKVHPLVIFNICDCYVRRPDQADRVIGTLLGSVLPDGTVDIRNSYAVPHNEFSDQVALDIDYHHNMLSSHQKVNPKEVIVGWYSTGTGVTGGSALIHEFYSREVANPIHLTVDTGFKNGEGTIKAYISVNLSLGDRQLAAQFQEIPLDLRMVEAERLGFDILKRTSVDKLPNDLEGMEASMERLLALIDDIYKYVDNVVEGHVEADNTIGRFLADTVASLPKLSPAAFDKLMNDNVQDHLLLLYLSSITRTQLSLAEKLNTAAQIL